DNA from Oxyura jamaicensis isolate SHBP4307 breed ruddy duck chromosome 4, BPBGC_Ojam_1.0, whole genome shotgun sequence:
TttgcaatttttgttttcattttttactaaATGCTTTCTAAATAACCGTATCATTAGCTATTACTCATGTTTACACATTTTCTGCATTAGAAGTCCCGCTTCTTGCTTTCTATGCGGTTTGAGTTAAGTTGCAACTCCTAGGAATTGGATTTATCACAGTATTCTGATTCTGTATGATCCAAAAGAAAGACCGAAGAAAGccttacagaattatttttttcctcatgctaAACAATCTTTCTAACAGGACAGGAAGAGACAAAGCAAAGTGTAATATTAATCTCTaggcaaaaacagaaaagaagctgAAGCATAGTACTGCATACTTAGTGTCATCCGAAAGCATCCCTAGACTTACGTCTTGCAAGTAGCATGTTAGCCAAATtcaattttccttaaaaataatttatctattcagcagcttttcagaagtcAATTAAGTTTCCGAAGTCTTAGTTGCAAAATTAGTCTCAAAAAGTTGAAGTTACTCAATTCTTTGCATGTCTTACCAAAACTATACTTGAGAAAAGATCTGGTTTATATTGTTAACACTAATCGAAATTTGGTCAAGAAATATATGTAAACAATAAGAATAATACATTTAAGGCTTAGAAAGAACACTGATGAATTCACCCCTGTCACATTAAAACATCCACATCTCCTTCATGGTCCTCCTCAGTCACTTTTAAAGAGAGCACTTCTTCATTAAGAAATAATCCACTCAGTCTTTCCTTACGAGCTTGTCTTTGTTCTTTCAGCTGTCTCTTGCGTAAGGCCTTTTGCTGTAGTTTCCGTTGCTTGGAACGTTTCTGCCAAAATTGAGAAGAGAGACGTAAGATTTTGTTCAGTATGTTAGAAGCCACATTTAAAGTTGACAAATACATTAACCTCTAAATTAAGgtttgtctgaaaaataaatgaattctgAGGTAGTGTAAACACCAtccaaaatcaaatttattatttgaataaatGCCTGTtatagcttgatttttttttccaagatcaGTACACAAATTCTGTATCAGGACTGTTTACCATGTCTCAATTACATGGCACATCACCCTGTGACATTGCACAGCTGAGTCTTTGATCAGAAGAGTCTTTATTACAGTGGAAAAGTTAGTCTTCAAATAGTAAATAGAACTGAAGTCCAATCTGACACATTGAAGAGCAAGCAGGAACTGCTCTTCTCCTCCACACCTGAAATTGGAATTATGGAGACGGGACAAGTGCCACAGTATTACTTTAATTGAAACATACTTCAGTAGGTCACTTCTCACAAAGTAATCTCATGAGACATGTCAGAAGGATAAACCGAAGATCCAAGAAGCCTACATAAACAAAACAGTCCTTACTATCCAGAAATTATGCCTAGATTAGGTTGATCAATCTTGAAAATAATGTTATGTAATGTAAAACTGTTTGCTTGTTCAAATGATAAAGTTCAATGTATAAGCCCTTACTCAGCCCCCACTCACCTTGTTCAAACACAAGTAATCAGAAGATCTACTACATACAAACATCAGGCTTTAACTTGGAGGAGAAATGATAAGAGTACAAGTTTAAATTCATTATGGCCATGCCAGAGGAAAGACAGCATTGATTTAGCTAGATAACTTCAGCAGATCCAGTTATTAACCAGGCTCCTTCAACACAAATATCCCAGTTAAGATCACACAAGCAACAGTAACAAGTTACACAGCTTAATACACATGTACATAACTAGAAACTTTACTTTTGAATCCCGGATTCTTTCTGCAGCACTTGTGGACAAATTACTATCACTGTGCGCTCGACTCATGTTGGCACTTGAATTTGATGCAGAGTTAGCAACACTAGAACCACTGCTGCTTGCTGAGCTGACCATGCTGGCACtactgctgctggcactggcaCCGCTCACACCACTGGTACTTGCACAACTGTAGCTACTCCGCTTCCAGTTTTCCCTTGCAGATCGTTGACGAGGTCCGTGTTCCTTGATATAGTTTCTCACCTTCAAAACAGAGACAGGAATTACTAGAGCCTAATACTGGACTGAGACACTCCTTTgcatagaaaacaaacacaatgtTCCTGTTACTAATGATGAAACTACTGGATCAGTACAGATCGTCTTTTAAACCATTTTGCTGTGGCTGCTTAAATACCATGCCACCTCGCAGTCatcaaatgaaataacattacCAAGAGCTAAGTTAATACTACACTTCAttgtggaaggaagaaaactaagtaacaagATTTTGttccccaaaccccccccccccccacctcctgcccaaCCCCACAGATTTCAACTAAGCTGTAATAAtaacacaaaaacagaaataccaGCCAAGGTCACctaaattattaaaacatatttattttgctacaaCCACTCAAACAAAAGTGGGTGAGAGAAGAATTGTACTTCACAGTGATACTtgtaaaatgtttgaaatacgAAATAGTCCAAGTCCATAAGAACAGTGACTGTCTACCCTTTTCAATTATGTTTAGTTTATGCTCAGTTAGCAAATTAATATCGTCGATCAGTTGACAGTCATGAAATGGAAGCTTTGTCATAAGGAGTACGGGTCCCACAGCATGACTCATTACACACATGCCAGCATTTCAGAAGTGATTGCTAGACTTCTAATACATACTGAGATTATAAAATCAAAGAGTCTTTCTTGTAAGCTTAATACCTGCAATACGCTTTTGAACACTGGAGCATATTATTGTCAAGGAGGAAACTAGAGTATTTCCTTGTATATAATAATTATGTAGAAAAATAGATCACAACTAACATTTTGCAAGACACACCAGATGCtggagagatttaaaaaatccaaaggCATATATACAAACCTTAACTCAcctgtttcagtttttcatctgtGAGACAGTTCAGTTCAATAATGAATTCACTATCTGTAGGTGAGATCTGCGCAGTAGGatcaataattttaataatgtcAAGTTGCTCTCGAAGGCCCATCTCTGTGCTGACTTTGCGACTCAAATATTCGATATATTCAACCTAAAACCCAAAGAAAAGCAGGCCATTTTAAACCTATTATTGATTCTAAAAGAActaggaaaaaaggaaggaccAACAGAATAAAACATTCTCAAATATCCCACTTCCTATGATTCTTGTCTGAGTATCCTCAAAAACCCAAGAAGAAAGCTTGAATGCACATTAAGCTGCCTATTACAGACGCAAAAGACaagatttaatttcaaaaagcaaatagTACTGCATATGGATGCATTTACACCTAAAGAAACCAGTATGTCTTTTATGATGCTGCACTAATTAAAGTTCTTCTGTATCTTACAGTTATCATGTAAGAAGCAAGTTGATTTCACCTGCTCATCATTTGTCATTGCACTCCATGGAAGTTCATCAAGATTCctatgcttgtttttcttcttcgGAAGCAGACATGGAGAGCTTGGAATACTAGGTATAACATCAGAAAGTACATCACTCCCACTTGTAATGTCACTGCCAGGCAACTTGTAATaagcaagagaaagaacaaagccTTAGAATACTGTAGGCACATTTAAAGTCATTCCAACACTATTAACAAattcaaaacatgttttcaaattAGCAAAGCACTGCTTATCTATATACTCTAACAATTTCCCAGTAAGTACTCAAAACCCTGCAGTACTTGTTTTAATCTTCCAACAAACTGCAAGTGCAGCAAATCACACTCaaacctcttttaaaaaaaaatacatttaaagaaacagcAGTACGATGTGATGTGGCATTtcactcttttccttctccatcagTGTAAATTGTCCATGACATTCTAAAGCTAAACCTAAACCTCCCATTCTTGAGCACATTTTAGTTTAGGAAAGATAATTTCGGAGTTGTTCTATAATTTATATTACATCCCATAATTACACAATacaattgaaataaaatattaaaattgctGTAATTTTCTTGGAAGCAACTGCAGAACTTTAGCTAACTTCATTTGTACAACTGACATGTAATTTCTGAATGCACTTCCAGTTAAAGTGTGACAGTTGGATTACTCATGCTCAGATTCTGCCAGATAACGCTGTAAAAAGCAACAAATGGCTTTCAAAAACTCTACAAGTTGAATCAAGTCCGTCTCTTcagaaatacttgtttaaaaaaactaGTTACTAATCAAACATGCTGTCAGCTAACTAAGATGTGGGaaattgcttcttttcaaaataatcctGCAGTTTATCAGGCAATTAAAATTTCACAACTCAGCGAAGCACTGCATCACTGGGATCCAATCTGAGCTGCTCCTACAGGCTGCATTATACAAACGCACTTGTAACTTCAAAGAGTACATACGGAGATAAGCAGTGAGACTACAACAGTaagaaattcagagcaaatTCCATCCATGTTTTCTTAAGTTTATTTGTATCTCTCAGAACAGAGTTTGTGCTTTCTGGAAATCTGTGTTCTCGGTCCTTATGCTGCATATATAAGGCTCTGTATATGCTTAGACTAAGCTTTATGACAAAATTTAAAAGTAGTCTTCAGTATATTCTGAAGCACATTTCCTATTTCAAACTCACACGTATGTTAAAAGCTGATATAGGTCTATAACGTGTAAGAACAAATGCATATCATTAAAAGACCACTAAAGAAAGTAGTAAGACACATGGCGATGCCTGACTAGGACCGCACCCTACACAGACTAGAACAAAAGCAGTATATGATTCATCTTCACACTTTTCCCATCCAGGTGAGACAAAGCGAGCTCTGTGCTCTTCCCAGCaccaaaaaaatggaaataagacTATAGCAAGAGCTTCTACACTTTATCTGTCAGTTCCATTTTTGCAGAAGACTTAATATGACCAAATCACCAGAAGCAGACATCTATAACCAGATTTCATCAGCATGGCAGATTCTCAAGACATAGGACCTAAGCTCACAGCTACAAGATACACGTTGACCACAAAAACCAAGCAATCACAATACGTAACCGCTCCTCTTGGAGGAGCCAACCTTCAGACTCTGCTCCAGATCAAATACTCCAGaataaaatggaacaaaacaatTTCCTTAATTCTGAAGATCTGTTTAGCTGTTCTTAAGTTCCgaagttaaataataaaaaatagcaaaggatTTTTCAGTTAAAGCTAAACCCAGGGCTTAGTCTATACAAAGCTTTACAGTGGAATTAGTTTACCTGCCATTCAAACTCGCTGTCCGACCAATCCCAGTACGTGCTGATAGAGGAAGAGACATCACTGCAGACGCTGCCCTCAGGGAACAAATCAAAAGAGGTGAACTCCTGGTCATCCAACAGAGAATAGCAGTCATCCTGGTCGCcaactgaaacagaagagaacagcTCCTCACTGCACTCTGAGCTGGCCACGCTAGTTCCACAAGAAGT
Protein-coding regions in this window:
- the FAM199X gene encoding protein FAM199X, whose protein sequence is MTEEPYEKFLAPDEPCPLLSHQHPPRGGSWSLSEEGCLDVSDFGCQLSSCHRTDPLRRFHSNRWNLTSCGTSVASSECSEELFSSVSVGDQDDCYSLLDDQEFTSFDLFPEGSVCSDVSSSISTYWDWSDSEFEWQLPGSDITSGSDVLSDVIPSIPSSPCLLPKKKNKHRNLDELPWSAMTNDEQVEYIEYLSRKVSTEMGLREQLDIIKIIDPTAQISPTDSEFIIELNCLTDEKLKQVRNYIKEHGPRQRSARENWKRSSYSCASTSGVSGASASSSSASMVSSASSSGSSVANSASNSSANMSRAHSDSNLSTSAAERIRDSKKRSKQRKLQQKALRKRQLKEQRQARKERLSGLFLNEEVLSLKVTEEDHEGDVDVLM